A region of Allocoleopsis franciscana PCC 7113 DNA encodes the following proteins:
- a CDS encoding element excision factor XisI family protein has product MPSAVEVDKELEEMGISKKKIVVGFHHPSMREYSDFATA; this is encoded by the coding sequence ATACCTTCGGCTGTTGAAGTCGATAAAGAACTCGAAGAGATGGGCATCTCTAAGAAAAAAATCGTAGTGGGCTTCCATCATCCTTCTATGCGTGAGTATTCCGACTTTGCTACTGCTTAA
- a CDS encoding UPF0175 family protein yields MQISIELPDSVFSALRSNPETFVQEMRLAAGVKWYELGIVSQSKAAEIAGVSRHQFLEALNRFNVSPFQVTPEELAEELARE; encoded by the coding sequence ATGCAGATTAGCATTGAACTTCCAGATAGTGTTTTTTCAGCACTCCGTAGTAATCCAGAAACGTTTGTTCAAGAAATGCGTTTAGCTGCTGGTGTCAAATGGTATGAGCTTGGCATTGTCTCCCAATCTAAGGCAGCTGAAATCGCAGGTGTCAGCCGTCACCAATTTTTGGAAGCCCTTAACCGCTTTAACGTTTCCCCCTTTCAAGTCACTCCCGAAGAATTAGCAGAGGAATTGGCGCGTGAATAG